One genomic segment of Paenibacillus durus includes these proteins:
- a CDS encoding DUF1054 domain-containing protein yields MSFNGFAAEDFEVFCIDGLEPRMDALISKVRPKLTALGDEVAPFLSALCGEEMFPHVAKHARRTVHPPNDTWVAWGPGKRGYKALPHFQTGLFQSHLFIVFAIIYESPNKAIFADALSGGASTVRERLPGHYFWSTDHLDAHGTPQSDMDDARVAELTRRLKEVKKAEVTCGLRIGNEDPVLRDGQALLQVIEQTFETLLPLYRMSF; encoded by the coding sequence ATGTCGTTCAACGGATTTGCAGCAGAAGATTTTGAAGTATTTTGCATTGACGGTCTCGAGCCAAGGATGGACGCGCTAATCTCTAAGGTTCGGCCCAAGCTGACGGCGCTCGGTGACGAAGTCGCCCCGTTTCTTTCCGCCCTGTGCGGGGAGGAGATGTTTCCTCATGTAGCCAAGCACGCCCGCCGTACGGTGCATCCGCCGAATGATACCTGGGTGGCCTGGGGACCCGGCAAAAGAGGCTACAAAGCGCTGCCACATTTTCAGACCGGCCTGTTTCAGAGCCATCTGTTCATCGTATTCGCGATTATTTACGAGAGCCCGAACAAAGCCATTTTCGCCGATGCGCTGTCCGGCGGTGCATCAACGGTCCGGGAGCGGCTGCCGGGCCATTATTTCTGGTCCACGGACCATCTGGACGCGCATGGAACGCCGCAATCGGACATGGACGATGCCCGTGTCGCCGAGCTGACGCGCCGTCTTAAAGAAGTAAAGAAGGCGGAAGTCACCTGCGGACTGCGGATCGGAAACGAGGATCCGGTCCTCAGGGATGGACAAGCGCTTCTTCAAGTGATTGAACAGACGTTCGAAACGCTGCTGCCCCTGTACCGAATGTCGTTCTAA
- a CDS encoding DUF1292 domain-containing protein: MSDHKHEHGGECCGKHGHNHEHGHEHGGCGCGHDHEHEEFVLTLTNEQGEDVEMVLVETFDVADKLYALLLERENPEADGIILRMEEEDEEMVLYNIEDEAEWKAVEEAYNELLAKQG, encoded by the coding sequence ATGAGCGATCACAAACATGAGCATGGCGGAGAATGCTGCGGCAAACATGGCCACAATCACGAGCATGGCCATGAGCATGGCGGATGCGGCTGCGGGCACGACCATGAGCACGAGGAGTTTGTGCTGACCTTGACGAACGAGCAGGGCGAAGATGTGGAAATGGTGCTGGTGGAAACGTTCGACGTAGCTGACAAGCTCTATGCGCTGCTGCTGGAACGCGAGAACCCGGAAGCTGATGGCATCATTCTGCGCATGGAAGAAGAAGATGAAGAAATGGTGCTTTACAATATCGAAGACGAAGCGGAATGGAAAGCTGTGGAAGAAGCTTACAACGAACTGCTTGCCAAGCAGGGATAG
- a CDS encoding aminotransferase class I/II-fold pyridoxal phosphate-dependent enzyme produces the protein MDQSLTPLFTALKKHAAGNPVQFHIPGHKKGAGTDPEFREFIGDNAFSIDLINIAPLDDLHQPKGVIAQAQNLAAEAFGADYTYFSVQGTSGAIMTMILSVCSPGEKIIVPRNVHKSVMSAIIFSGAKPIFVSPVQDENLGIDHGITTSSLKRALQRHPDAKGVLVINPTYFGVCADLRSIVELAHSYGVPVLVDEAHGVLIHFHEELPMSAMQAGADMAATSVHKLGGSMTQSSVLNVNADTGFINPQRVQTMMSMLTTTSTSYILLASLDTARRHLALNGHDMAAHAIELAKYAREAVNEIEGLYSFGNEILGTEATFDHDPTKLSIHVRHLGITGWEAENWLREKYNIEVEMSDMYNILCLITPGDTRQSVDKLLSALRVLSAIHYGKGDIYELKVQVPEIPQLALTPRDALYADTELVPFKESADRIIAEFIYVYPPGIPILLPGEVITQDNIDYILDHVEIGLPVKGPEDRTLTHVKVIVEADPIF, from the coding sequence ATGGATCAATCGCTTACCCCTCTCTTCACGGCTCTAAAAAAGCACGCTGCCGGAAATCCGGTGCAATTTCATATTCCCGGTCATAAAAAAGGGGCCGGAACCGATCCCGAGTTCAGGGAATTCATCGGTGATAACGCCTTTTCCATAGATCTGATCAATATTGCACCGCTCGATGACCTGCACCAGCCCAAAGGCGTAATCGCCCAGGCGCAGAACCTGGCGGCGGAAGCGTTCGGAGCGGATTATACTTATTTCAGCGTTCAAGGAACTAGCGGAGCCATCATGACGATGATTCTGTCGGTCTGCTCTCCCGGGGAGAAGATTATCGTCCCCCGCAATGTTCATAAATCGGTCATGTCCGCCATCATCTTCTCGGGAGCCAAGCCAATCTTCGTATCCCCCGTGCAGGATGAGAACCTTGGCATCGACCACGGAATTACGACCAGTTCTCTTAAACGCGCCTTACAGCGTCATCCGGACGCCAAAGGGGTGCTCGTCATCAACCCGACTTACTTCGGGGTATGCGCCGATCTTCGCTCGATTGTAGAGCTCGCCCACAGCTACGGCGTTCCCGTTCTAGTAGACGAGGCTCACGGCGTTCTGATCCATTTCCACGAGGAGCTGCCGATGTCGGCAATGCAGGCGGGTGCGGATATGGCCGCCACAAGTGTTCATAAGCTCGGCGGCTCCATGACCCAGAGTTCGGTGCTCAATGTTAATGCCGACACCGGCTTCATTAACCCGCAGCGTGTGCAGACGATGATGAGCATGCTGACGACAACTTCAACCTCCTACATCCTGCTCGCTTCCCTCGATACGGCCAGACGCCATCTCGCGCTGAACGGCCATGATATGGCGGCTCATGCGATTGAGCTGGCCAAGTATGCCAGAGAAGCGGTTAATGAAATCGAAGGCCTGTACAGCTTCGGGAACGAAATTCTCGGTACGGAAGCGACCTTCGATCACGATCCTACCAAGCTGAGCATCCATGTGCGCCATCTGGGCATTACAGGATGGGAAGCGGAGAATTGGCTGCGTGAGAAATATAATATCGAAGTCGAAATGAGTGACATGTATAACATTCTTTGCCTAATTACGCCCGGAGATACCCGTCAATCCGTAGACAAACTGTTGTCGGCGCTGCGGGTATTGTCAGCTATTCATTACGGCAAAGGCGACATCTACGAGCTCAAAGTACAGGTTCCGGAAATTCCGCAGCTTGCGCTTACTCCGCGGGACGCACTCTATGCGGATACGGAGCTTGTACCGTTCAAGGAATCGGCCGACCGCATTATCGCAGAATTCATATATGTCTATCCTCCGGGTATTCCGATACTGCTTCCCGGAGAAGTTATTACACAGGATAATATCGACTATATCCTCGACCATGTGGAGATCGGCCTGCCCGTCAAAGGGCCGGAGGACCGCACGCTAACCCATGTTAAAGTTATCGTCGAAGCTGACCCGATTTTTTAA
- the gndA gene encoding NADP-dependent phosphogluconate dehydrogenase, protein MAKQQIGVIGLAVMGKNLALNIESRGFTVSVFNRSPEKTHDLLKEAEGKNLTGTFTIEEFVQSLETPRRILIMVQAGKATDATIEQLIPHLDQGDIIIDGGNAYFPDTIRRNKELEEKGFRFIGTGVSGGEEGALKGPSIMPGGQESAYELVEPILTAISAKVNGEPCCTYIGPDGAGHYVKMVHNGIEYGDMQLICEAYQLLKDVVGLDEKELHATFAEWNKGELDSYLIEITKDIFAQYDKETGKPMVDVILDAAGQKGTGKWTSQSSLDLGVPLSMITESVFSRFLSAMKEERVEASKVLSGPAAGAFDGDKAEFIENVRRALFASKIVSYAQGFAQLRVASEEYGWNLKYGNLAKIWRGGCIIRSRFLQNITDAYENNPELKNLLLDPFFKDIMTSYQDAWRKVVAEAVTRGIPVPGFASALAYYDSYRTERLPANLLQAQRDYFGAHTFKRVDKEGVFHHEWIAEAQSE, encoded by the coding sequence ATGGCAAAACAACAAATCGGCGTTATCGGCCTGGCTGTAATGGGCAAGAATTTGGCTCTTAACATCGAGAGCAGAGGCTTTACCGTATCCGTATTCAACCGTTCCCCTGAGAAGACCCATGACCTTCTCAAAGAAGCGGAAGGCAAAAATCTCACCGGCACTTTTACTATTGAGGAATTCGTTCAGTCGCTCGAAACTCCGCGCAGAATTCTGATCATGGTTCAAGCAGGAAAAGCGACTGATGCGACCATAGAGCAATTGATTCCGCATTTGGATCAGGGCGATATTATCATCGACGGAGGCAATGCCTACTTCCCGGATACAATCCGCCGCAACAAGGAACTGGAGGAAAAAGGCTTCCGCTTTATCGGCACCGGCGTATCCGGCGGCGAAGAAGGCGCGCTGAAAGGTCCTTCCATTATGCCTGGCGGGCAGGAAAGCGCGTATGAATTGGTAGAACCGATCCTCACAGCGATCTCGGCCAAAGTGAACGGCGAACCTTGCTGTACATATATCGGACCGGACGGAGCAGGCCATTACGTGAAAATGGTGCATAACGGCATCGAGTACGGCGACATGCAGCTCATCTGCGAAGCGTACCAGCTCCTCAAAGACGTTGTGGGACTTGATGAAAAAGAACTGCATGCGACCTTCGCCGAGTGGAACAAAGGCGAGCTCGACAGCTACCTGATCGAGATTACAAAGGACATCTTCGCGCAGTATGACAAAGAGACGGGCAAGCCGATGGTCGACGTCATTCTCGACGCTGCGGGCCAAAAAGGCACCGGCAAATGGACAAGCCAAAGTTCGCTGGATCTGGGCGTGCCGCTGTCCATGATTACGGAATCCGTATTCTCCCGCTTCCTCTCCGCCATGAAAGAGGAGCGCGTAGAAGCCAGCAAAGTGCTGAGCGGACCGGCTGCCGGCGCGTTTGACGGAGACAAAGCCGAGTTTATCGAGAATGTGCGCAGAGCGCTGTTCGCGAGCAAAATCGTGTCTTACGCCCAAGGCTTCGCGCAGCTGCGCGTCGCTTCCGAAGAATACGGCTGGAATCTGAAATACGGCAACCTGGCCAAAATCTGGCGCGGCGGCTGCATTATCCGTTCCCGCTTCCTGCAGAACATTACCGATGCTTATGAGAACAATCCGGAGCTCAAGAACCTGCTGCTCGATCCTTTCTTCAAGGACATCATGACTTCTTACCAGGATGCATGGCGCAAGGTGGTTGCGGAAGCCGTTACCCGCGGAATCCCGGTTCCGGGCTTCGCAAGCGCCCTGGCTTACTACGACAGCTACCGCACGGAGCGTCTGCCGGCGAACCTGCTGCAGGCTCAGCGCGACTACTTCGGCGCGCATACATTTAAACGCGTGGACAAGGAAGGCGTCTTCCACCACGAGTGGATCGCCGAAGCGCAGTCGGAATAA
- a CDS encoding shikimate kinase, giving the protein MSGDEILPKTGPANSGNLILIGMMATGKSSVGAMLAEQLGYELVDLDHVIIRKEGRNVSDIFAEEGEAYFRAVETEVLGQTLQGSRKVISTGGGAVLAPANREMMMENGIVAALSATAEVIISRVAGDNNRPLLAGNTEERVRRILEERKDAYSFAHCTVDTTDLTAAQVCHHILMHYRVLAFKHVG; this is encoded by the coding sequence ATGTCTGGAGACGAGATACTGCCAAAGACCGGGCCCGCAAATTCCGGGAATCTGATTCTGATTGGAATGATGGCAACAGGGAAATCGAGTGTAGGCGCTATGTTAGCCGAGCAACTGGGTTATGAACTCGTGGACCTGGATCATGTTATTATCCGGAAAGAGGGCCGGAACGTGTCCGACATTTTTGCGGAAGAAGGGGAAGCATACTTCAGAGCCGTGGAGACGGAAGTGTTGGGGCAGACACTGCAGGGCAGCAGGAAGGTAATCTCCACTGGCGGAGGAGCGGTGCTTGCGCCAGCCAATAGAGAAATGATGATGGAGAATGGCATCGTAGCGGCGCTCAGCGCCACGGCAGAGGTTATTATATCCCGGGTAGCCGGAGACAACAATCGGCCGCTGCTGGCCGGCAATACGGAAGAACGCGTAAGGCGGATTCTCGAAGAACGAAAGGACGCCTACAGCTTCGCGCATTGCACGGTCGATACAACGGACTTGACAGCGGCACAAGTGTGTCATCATATTTTAATGCACTACCGCGTTTTAGCTTTTAAGCACGTGGGCTAG
- a CDS encoding AEC family transporter, which produces MIGEILLQVVLPVFILIGAGSLLQWLFRLDLYTMAKINFYYITPAAVFMSMYLSKMSPSLLGMVVGFYALYIGILYILSFILTRSLKYKTGMRAAFTNSVLLDNAGNYGMPVNDLAFHGDALAASLQSLIMALQSLLTFTYGVISIQRAKLKGNYRIVIIGFLKMPVPYALVLGLAFHAFSVPLPLFISKPLTYAQESMVAVALLTLGAQIIKYPLRLARVDLYLSLLLRLLAAPAIGILLVLALGLKGIPAQALIIASGMPTGVNASLLAEEYNNEPDFAAQTVLVSTLLNVITITGLITLARTLG; this is translated from the coding sequence ATGATTGGTGAGATTCTGCTTCAGGTTGTGCTACCGGTCTTTATTCTGATTGGCGCCGGCTCGCTGCTTCAGTGGCTGTTTCGGCTGGATTTGTATACGATGGCAAAAATAAACTTCTACTACATAACACCCGCCGCCGTGTTTATGAGCATGTACCTCTCGAAAATGTCGCCCTCCCTGCTCGGCATGGTGGTCGGTTTCTATGCGCTATACATAGGCATCCTTTATATTTTGTCCTTTATTCTTACACGTTCGCTAAAATACAAAACAGGCATGAGGGCCGCATTTACGAACAGCGTGCTGCTGGATAACGCGGGCAACTACGGCATGCCGGTTAATGATCTGGCGTTTCATGGAGATGCTCTCGCCGCTTCGCTTCAATCGTTGATTATGGCGCTGCAAAGCCTGCTAACCTTCACTTATGGGGTTATTTCCATTCAGCGGGCCAAGCTTAAGGGCAATTACCGGATCGTCATTATCGGATTTCTGAAAATGCCCGTTCCTTACGCGCTGGTGCTGGGATTAGCGTTCCACGCCTTCTCCGTTCCGCTGCCTCTGTTCATTTCCAAACCGCTTACCTATGCCCAGGAATCGATGGTTGCGGTCGCGCTGCTTACGCTGGGGGCGCAGATCATCAAGTATCCGCTCCGGCTGGCCCGGGTCGATCTTTATCTGAGTCTCCTGCTTCGCCTGCTCGCCGCTCCTGCGATCGGCATTCTGCTCGTGCTTGCGCTCGGACTCAAGGGCATACCCGCGCAGGCGCTGATCATCGCTTCCGGCATGCCGACCGGAGTCAACGCCTCGCTGCTTGCTGAGGAATATAATAATGAGCCGGACTTCGCGGCCCAGACCGTACTGGTTTCGACACTGCTGAATGTTATTACAATTACAGGGTTGATTACGCTTGCCCGTACACTAGGGTAA
- a CDS encoding MBL fold metallo-hydrolase yields the protein MTVKLQMLGTGSAFAKNYFNNNALLMGSGYTLLIDCGITAPLAMHELGRSFEEVEATLITHLHADHVGGFEELALTLRHTTGRKMTLLLPEALVDPLWEHTLMCGLYQKGIITSLDDVFHVRPLKPDTMYTLSPEITVRLIRTPHIPGKDSYSLMLNEEVFYSADMTFEPELLTRLVRSGGCRKIYHDCQLEGAGVVHTTLEELKSLTEDIRSRISLMHYGDEKPDYVGKTSGMDFLEQHVVYYL from the coding sequence ATGACTGTCAAATTGCAAATGCTCGGAACGGGCAGCGCCTTCGCCAAGAACTATTTCAACAATAACGCCCTTCTGATGGGCAGCGGCTATACCCTGCTGATCGATTGCGGCATCACTGCTCCGCTGGCCATGCACGAACTGGGGCGTTCCTTCGAGGAGGTCGAAGCGACGCTGATTACACACCTGCATGCCGATCATGTCGGCGGGTTTGAAGAGCTTGCGTTGACACTGCGCCATACAACCGGTCGCAAAATGACTCTTTTGCTCCCCGAAGCGCTCGTTGATCCTCTGTGGGAGCACACATTGATGTGCGGGCTGTACCAGAAGGGCATAATTACCTCGCTGGATGACGTGTTTCATGTTCGTCCGCTTAAGCCGGATACGATGTATACCCTCTCGCCGGAAATCACCGTCCGCCTGATCCGGACACCGCATATTCCGGGCAAAGACAGCTATTCGCTCATGCTGAACGAGGAGGTATTTTACAGCGCCGACATGACGTTTGAGCCGGAGCTTCTGACCCGTCTCGTGCGAAGCGGGGGCTGCCGCAAAATTTATCATGACTGCCAGCTGGAAGGCGCAGGCGTCGTTCATACCACTCTGGAGGAACTGAAAAGTCTTACCGAGGATATCCGCAGCAGGATTTCCCTGATGCATTACGGCGACGAGAAGCCGGACTACGTCGGGAAGACGTCGGGGATGGATTTTTTGGAGCAGCATGTGGTGTATTATCTTTAA
- a CDS encoding DUF3892 domain-containing protein: MMSGERERFVAVRKNGDGDLASFQTSTGRVLSYEQALQEVQAGAIAGVNVFKGRDGAPHIRGDADGDPTNNLDQLPQF, translated from the coding sequence ATGATGAGCGGAGAACGGGAACGTTTTGTGGCGGTTCGGAAGAACGGCGATGGTGATCTTGCCTCATTTCAGACCTCAACGGGCCGCGTACTGAGCTATGAGCAGGCGCTGCAGGAAGTTCAGGCGGGAGCTATCGCCGGTGTCAATGTGTTCAAAGGAAGGGACGGAGCCCCCCATATCCGAGGGGATGCCGACGGCGATCCGACCAATAATCTTGATCAACTGCCGCAGTTTTAA
- a CDS encoding MFS transporter, protein MPSKTEQRMHINLASPFIIEMWIIIFLVEFVKGSLLVALLPVYMENTLGLSVTVVGLAFALQYLGDNLFRSPSGWIMERIGYRWTMTGALLMITVAVVLIIYAKDAASLSLACLILGMGTSPLWPCVMTGVTELAGSTKSGSSGAAMGAVEMASLAGTGIGPITVNFLMEHGHQSYRAVFFVLLAFAVSVVAVALLLPDRIAHGLHAFRQGGDEPGTAHPKLTPLKSLQRKLLQVGRSLKVSRLLYPALFLQAFAIGLMTPVVTLFTRTELNLTPSQFNLLLIAGGGITVLALIPAGRLVDRIGTKTFLNIGFLLAAVSLAAFSMVRWLPLVFIVVPMVGVSYAFILPAWNAFLAKQVPKGERGTVWGLFLTLQGSGMVAGPIVSGKLWDTVGHGAPFVASACVMVLLFILHLTIVRRTKLRTGESH, encoded by the coding sequence ATGCCCTCCAAAACTGAGCAGCGGATGCATATTAATCTGGCTTCGCCGTTTATTATCGAGATGTGGATTATCATTTTTTTGGTTGAATTTGTGAAAGGATCGCTGCTTGTCGCGCTGCTGCCCGTCTATATGGAAAATACACTCGGGCTGTCCGTCACGGTGGTCGGTCTGGCCTTTGCGCTGCAATACTTGGGCGATAATCTGTTCCGCAGTCCCTCGGGCTGGATCATGGAACGGATCGGGTACCGCTGGACGATGACCGGAGCGCTGCTTATGATCACGGTGGCCGTCGTTCTTATTATTTATGCCAAAGACGCGGCGTCGCTGTCGCTGGCCTGCCTGATCTTGGGGATGGGCACGTCCCCGCTCTGGCCTTGCGTGATGACCGGCGTGACGGAGCTGGCCGGCTCCACCAAAAGCGGAAGCAGCGGCGCGGCCATGGGGGCTGTGGAGATGGCTTCCCTGGCCGGGACGGGCATCGGGCCGATCACGGTCAACTTCCTGATGGAGCATGGTCATCAGAGTTATCGCGCCGTATTCTTCGTGCTGCTGGCTTTTGCCGTGTCGGTGGTCGCCGTCGCCCTGCTGCTGCCCGACCGGATTGCCCACGGGCTTCATGCCTTCAGACAGGGCGGGGATGAGCCGGGGACGGCTCATCCGAAGCTGACCCCGCTAAAGAGCCTGCAGCGAAAGCTGCTTCAGGTGGGACGGTCGCTGAAGGTCAGCCGGCTGTTGTACCCGGCGCTGTTCCTGCAGGCATTCGCAATCGGACTGATGACGCCGGTCGTTACCCTGTTTACACGGACGGAGCTGAACCTGACGCCGTCCCAGTTCAATCTGCTGCTGATTGCCGGAGGCGGCATTACCGTGCTGGCTCTTATTCCGGCGGGCAGGCTGGTGGACCGGATTGGCACGAAGACTTTTCTTAATATCGGATTCCTGCTTGCAGCGGTTTCGCTCGCGGCTTTCTCCATGGTTCGCTGGCTTCCGCTCGTGTTCATCGTCGTCCCCATGGTTGGAGTCAGCTATGCGTTTATTTTGCCTGCGTGGAACGCGTTCCTTGCCAAGCAGGTTCCCAAAGGCGAGCGCGGTACGGTATGGGGATTGTTTCTCACCTTGCAGGGCTCCGGGATGGTAGCCGGACCCATTGTTTCCGGCAAGCTGTGGGATACGGTCGGCCACGGCGCTCCCTTTGTGGCAAGCGCATGCGTCATGGTGCTGCTGTTCATCCTGCATTTGACCATCGTACGCCGCACGAAGCTGAGAACCGGGGAGTCGCATTAG
- a CDS encoding GNAT family N-acetyltransferase has product MAAEIVRVTTEEQLQQGLDIRKKVFVEEQKVPVEEEIDDFDKIGPDVHHMMLIDDGIAVATGRLTYYREGTAKMQRVAVLKEYRVKGYGRVLLLALEELARELGLETSILDAQCRAEEFYRKLGYEVISEQPFYDAGILHVRMQKKL; this is encoded by the coding sequence ATGGCGGCGGAAATTGTGCGCGTTACAACTGAGGAGCAGCTGCAGCAGGGGCTGGATATTCGCAAAAAGGTGTTTGTAGAAGAACAAAAGGTTCCTGTGGAAGAAGAAATCGACGATTTCGACAAAATTGGACCGGATGTGCATCACATGATGCTCATTGACGATGGGATAGCCGTTGCCACGGGAAGATTAACCTATTACAGAGAGGGCACCGCGAAGATGCAGCGGGTCGCCGTGCTGAAAGAGTACCGTGTCAAAGGCTACGGCCGGGTGCTGCTGCTTGCGCTGGAGGAACTGGCCCGGGAGCTCGGACTAGAGACGTCCATTCTTGACGCACAGTGCAGAGCGGAAGAGTTCTACCGCAAGCTTGGCTACGAAGTGATTTCAGAGCAGCCGTTCTATGATGCCGGGATACTTCATGTGCGCATGCAAAAAAAATTGTAG